Proteins from a single region of Trichoplusia ni isolate ovarian cell line Hi5 chromosome 3, tn1, whole genome shotgun sequence:
- the LOC113492245 gene encoding leukocyte surface antigen CD53-like: MDKHTSRTSKVAAWILWIVNCFVMVICALLVALGLWIISSPTSLASVLEASGSMIIKSVFEEAVSLQVGIALTAIAVFLFFVCFMGFYGAITRSPFLLFMYSALVILLLLLECSLLYYFSSNLVEKGLQDDGQWTHAMRLAFQCCEHNASEPDIRKPPWSCCGPAAYPDNCTSTLLYKKDCHASISVWLDRYLLPVYTSLAVIHVVLASCSILRRSCHASRSYS; this comes from the exons ATGGATAAACACACCAGCAGGACTTCAAAGGTAGCTGCCTGGATATTATGGATCGTAAACTGTTTTGTCATG GTCATCTGTGCTTTGCTGGTGGCGCTGGGATTGTGGATTATATCATCACCCACGTCACTAGCCTCGGTGTTAGAAGCTTCTGGAAGTATGATCATAAAG TCAGTGTTTGAGGAGGCAGTATCCCTGCAGGTTGGCATCGCGTTGACGGCGATCGCGGTTTTTCTGTTCTTCGTGTGTTTCATGGGATTCTATGGAGCCATCACCAGGTCACCGTTCCTACTGTTTATG TACTCTGCCCTGGTGATACTACTTCTGCTTCTAGAATGTTCTCTTCTGTATTATTTCTCAAGCAATCTGGTAGAG AAAGGTCTACAAGATGACGGGCAGTGGACGCACGCGATGCGTCTTGCATTCCAATGTTGTGAACATAA TGCCTCAGAACCAGATATTCGGAAGCCCCCATGGTCGTGCTGCGGCCCAGCCGCTTATCCAGATAACTGTACAAGCACACTTTTATATAAGAAG GATTGCCACGCATCCATCTCGGTCTGGTTAGACCGCTATCTCCTCCCGGTGTACACGTCTCTAGCTGTCATCCATGTTGTGTTGGCGTCCTGCTCTATCCTGAGGCGGTCGTGTCATGCATCTCGCTCTTACAGCTAG